A region of Thermovibrio ammonificans HB-1 DNA encodes the following proteins:
- the glp gene encoding molybdopterin molybdotransferase MoeA: protein MRVYVSFEEAVSLILERAVRLGTERVFLTEASGRVLACDVIAPFNQPRLPLSAMDGYAVSVASLSELPARLRLVGEVPAGSAWSGRLGRGEAVTVYTGSPVPKGADAVVPFEQAKVEGGFVVVERPFPSGCNVREVGEDFKEGELLLERGTLLGPAEVGIAAEAGYSQLEVYRRPRVAVFATGNEVVEPFSPLPSPQAVYNANAYQLLAYIEEAGGEPHYLGILRDSREEVLGRLKEALAEFDVVVTTGGVSMGNYDFVKEVVPELGLSVVFYKVQVKPGKPVLFAAGGGRFLFGLPGFPVSTAVSFNLFLFPFLRALQGAKELFRRKVVAELSAPYSRKRAERTEFARCLYSFSRERGRYVAVPLKNQSSGALSTLAGNVALMVVPKGVRKLPEGSSVELILFKEL, encoded by the coding sequence GTGAGGGTTTACGTTTCGTTTGAGGAGGCTGTTAGCCTGATTCTTGAAAGGGCCGTTAGGTTGGGCACCGAGAGGGTTTTCCTCACCGAGGCTTCCGGCAGGGTTTTGGCCTGCGACGTTATCGCTCCGTTTAACCAGCCCCGGCTTCCCCTTTCGGCTATGGACGGCTATGCCGTTTCCGTAGCTTCCCTCAGCGAGCTTCCCGCCCGGCTGAGGCTCGTAGGAGAGGTTCCTGCGGGCTCTGCCTGGAGTGGCAGGTTGGGCCGCGGCGAGGCGGTAACGGTTTACACCGGCTCCCCCGTTCCCAAGGGGGCCGACGCCGTTGTTCCCTTCGAGCAGGCGAAGGTAGAGGGTGGGTTTGTCGTTGTAGAGAGGCCCTTCCCTTCGGGCTGCAACGTTAGGGAGGTTGGAGAGGATTTTAAAGAAGGAGAGCTCCTGTTGGAGAGGGGCACCCTTTTGGGCCCGGCCGAAGTAGGAATAGCCGCCGAGGCCGGTTATTCCCAGCTTGAAGTTTACAGAAGGCCCCGGGTGGCGGTTTTTGCCACCGGTAACGAGGTTGTTGAGCCCTTCTCTCCCCTTCCCTCCCCTCAGGCGGTTTACAACGCAAACGCCTATCAGCTTCTTGCCTACATTGAGGAGGCAGGGGGCGAGCCCCACTACCTCGGAATTCTGAGGGATTCAAGGGAAGAGGTGCTCGGCAGGCTGAAGGAGGCCCTGGCGGAGTTCGACGTTGTTGTTACAACCGGCGGAGTCTCCATGGGGAACTACGACTTCGTGAAGGAGGTGGTGCCCGAGCTCGGGCTTAGTGTGGTCTTTTACAAAGTACAGGTAAAGCCCGGGAAACCGGTTCTCTTTGCCGCAGGAGGCGGCAGATTCCTCTTTGGGCTTCCGGGCTTTCCGGTCTCAACGGCTGTAAGCTTTAACCTCTTCCTCTTCCCCTTTTTAAGGGCCCTTCAGGGGGCGAAGGAGCTCTTCAGGAGGAAGGTGGTTGCAGAGCTCTCGGCGCCTTACTCCCGGAAGAGGGCCGAGAGGACGGAGTTTGCCCGCTGCCTTTACAGCTTCAGCAGGGAGAGGGGCCGCTACGTTGCCGTGCCCTTGAAGAACCAGAGCTCCGGGGCCCTCTCTACTTTGGCCGGCAACGTTGCCCTGATGGTTGTTCCCAAGGGGGTAAGGAAGCTCCCGGAGGGGAGCTCGGTGGAGCTTATCCTGTTCAAGGAGTTATAG
- a CDS encoding aldehyde ferredoxin oxidoreductase N-terminal domain-containing protein, with protein sequence MEFTTLTVDLLEGKATLRREKGKGVFGVLDYGLKVHEELKTYKHAPYSPYNAVVFGKGPFAGSILPGSHRLVFFFRSPLYKTLYPSTMGGAAYTFQRTGVDFVTLIGKAQKPSVLVIEGLERSVKVYVEPLEEELQTLWKGTTERFGVYSFTDYLVEKFKNRIAGEFRVACVGPASLTTDYGAIFSQTLRNGTPVEGSEDWAARGGGGSVLLRAHNIAAVIFGGIYREEKRVISNPDQTKKVFGAVYSKPLFQVITEKTTKYRYNPKHKTGGTFGEDYYAEREKTPVLNWQMPYIPREERVKLFKVIEKEYLEIFNKEAIETKSWTTCGEPCPAACKKVRNGLKTDYEPYNANGPLAGNVYLKAADSAVRTVDALGFDAIEFGGAAAWIFELVARGILKPEEAGISGKPVLDLNEIQKSPKEVSKKNAELLVELAHKVAYPEAELHKLLGKGKRKAAAFIDSRYGERLPKGKSSLDYAVLVALGTEGEVNPTMYWAVGNFVPLPVQGKYWTYYKFGVFPEPEALAEKIAESSISEFWYDNVGWCRFHRRWLTAGPSSCELEGECELERSLSKPVLERLFEVVYGERIDLAEHAKNVLSRLCDYALKADCYPVFPPSERVVDLIAAASSEFGNKRWEERFKESKVKAVREYLSSTLTAYGELIGYDRWRL encoded by the coding sequence ATGGAGTTTACCACCCTAACCGTAGACCTCCTCGAGGGGAAGGCAACCCTTAGAAGGGAAAAGGGGAAAGGCGTTTTCGGCGTTCTCGACTACGGCTTAAAAGTCCACGAGGAGCTGAAAACCTACAAGCACGCCCCCTACTCCCCTTATAACGCAGTTGTTTTCGGCAAGGGCCCCTTTGCCGGCTCGATACTTCCCGGCTCTCACCGGCTCGTCTTCTTCTTCAGGTCTCCCCTCTACAAAACCCTCTACCCCTCAACCATGGGAGGGGCAGCCTACACCTTCCAGAGGACCGGCGTTGACTTTGTGACACTCATAGGAAAGGCCCAAAAGCCGTCGGTTCTGGTTATAGAGGGGCTCGAAAGGAGCGTAAAGGTTTACGTAGAACCTTTAGAAGAGGAGCTTCAAACCCTCTGGAAGGGAACGACCGAGCGCTTCGGCGTTTACAGCTTCACCGACTACTTAGTGGAGAAGTTCAAAAACAGGATAGCGGGCGAATTCAGGGTTGCCTGCGTGGGGCCCGCATCCCTCACAACCGACTACGGGGCAATCTTTTCGCAGACCCTCAGAAACGGCACTCCCGTAGAGGGGAGCGAAGACTGGGCCGCAAGGGGCGGAGGAGGCAGCGTTCTCCTGAGAGCCCACAACATAGCGGCCGTAATTTTCGGAGGAATCTACAGGGAAGAGAAGAGGGTTATCTCCAACCCCGACCAGACGAAAAAAGTCTTCGGGGCCGTTTACTCCAAGCCCCTCTTCCAGGTGATAACCGAGAAAACGACCAAGTACCGCTACAACCCGAAACACAAAACCGGGGGAACCTTCGGAGAAGACTACTACGCCGAAAGGGAAAAGACCCCGGTTTTAAACTGGCAGATGCCCTACATACCCCGGGAAGAGAGGGTGAAGCTCTTCAAGGTGATAGAGAAGGAGTACCTTGAAATCTTCAACAAGGAGGCGATAGAGACAAAGAGCTGGACAACCTGCGGCGAGCCGTGCCCCGCCGCCTGCAAAAAGGTCAGGAACGGACTGAAAACCGACTACGAACCTTACAACGCCAACGGCCCCCTTGCAGGGAACGTTTACCTGAAGGCGGCAGACAGCGCAGTCAGAACGGTAGACGCCTTAGGGTTCGACGCCATAGAGTTCGGCGGCGCGGCCGCCTGGATATTTGAGCTCGTGGCAAGGGGGATTTTAAAGCCGGAAGAGGCGGGTATAAGCGGTAAGCCCGTTCTCGACCTGAACGAGATTCAAAAAAGCCCCAAGGAGGTATCGAAGAAGAACGCAGAGCTTCTGGTAGAGCTTGCCCACAAAGTGGCATACCCCGAAGCGGAGCTCCACAAACTCCTGGGAAAGGGCAAACGGAAGGCGGCAGCCTTCATAGATAGCCGCTACGGCGAGAGGCTGCCCAAGGGGAAGAGCTCCCTGGACTACGCCGTTTTAGTTGCACTCGGAACGGAAGGTGAGGTAAACCCCACAATGTACTGGGCCGTGGGGAACTTCGTTCCGCTGCCGGTTCAGGGAAAGTACTGGACCTACTACAAGTTCGGGGTATTCCCGGAGCCCGAGGCCCTGGCCGAGAAAATTGCGGAGAGCTCAATATCTGAGTTCTGGTACGACAACGTGGGCTGGTGCAGGTTCCACAGGCGTTGGCTTACGGCAGGGCCGAGCAGCTGCGAGCTGGAGGGTGAGTGTGAGCTTGAGCGAAGCCTCTCAAAGCCCGTTCTCGAAAGGCTGTTTGAGGTTGTTTACGGCGAGAGGATAGACCTTGCAGAACACGCCAAAAACGTTCTATCAAGGCTTTGCGACTACGCCCTCAAGGCGGACTGCTACCCGGTGTTCCCGCCCTCGGAGCGGGTTGTAGACCTCATAGCCGCGGCAAGCAGCGAGTTCGGCAACAAGAGGTGGGAAGAGCGGTTCAAAGAGAGTAAAGTGAAGGCGGTCAGGGAGTACTTAAGCAGCACCCTAACCGCCTACGGAGAGCTCATAGGTTACGACAGGTGGAGGCTATAA
- the argC gene encoding N-acetyl-gamma-glutamyl-phosphate reductase: MQGTSGPSVKVGIVGASGYTGAELLRLLSIHPNATVTYLTSRQFRGKQVKEIFPHLIRSPFEELSFDEFNPERAVELCDVVFCCLPHRASFPAVKALMEASSKVKVIDFSADFRFNSFETYESVYGVEHGARELFKEAVYGLPELFREQIKRSRLVANPGCYPTSAILALYPAVEAGAVDTDHPVVVDSKSGVSGAGRKESVTFTFCEVNEDFRAYSVDGHRHGPEIAEKLGLKSVRFTPHLVPMNRGILTTAYFKTELSKEELQHLYENRYKGEFFVRVRTSPPRTHDVAGTNFCDIYVTKDKESGLAVVVSAIDNLGKGASSQAVQNMNLMFGLPEEAGLKLFSLWI; the protein is encoded by the coding sequence GTGCAAGGTACCAGTGGTCCAAGCGTTAAGGTCGGTATTGTCGGCGCTTCCGGATATACAGGGGCGGAGCTTCTCCGCCTCCTCTCCATTCACCCCAACGCAACCGTTACCTATTTAACCTCCCGCCAGTTCAGGGGAAAGCAGGTTAAAGAGATTTTCCCCCACCTGATTAGAAGCCCCTTTGAAGAGCTCTCCTTCGATGAGTTCAACCCGGAAAGGGCCGTTGAGCTGTGCGACGTTGTCTTCTGCTGTTTGCCCCACAGGGCCTCTTTCCCGGCCGTAAAGGCCCTTATGGAGGCAAGCAGTAAGGTTAAGGTGATTGACTTCAGTGCAGACTTCCGGTTCAACTCCTTTGAAACTTACGAGTCGGTTTACGGAGTTGAGCACGGCGCAAGGGAGCTTTTCAAAGAGGCGGTTTACGGCCTTCCGGAGCTCTTCAGGGAGCAGATAAAGAGAAGCAGGCTCGTTGCAAACCCGGGGTGTTACCCGACAAGCGCCATCTTGGCCCTATACCCGGCGGTAGAGGCAGGAGCCGTGGATACAGACCACCCCGTTGTGGTCGACAGTAAGTCGGGGGTGAGCGGAGCCGGTAGGAAGGAGAGCGTCACTTTTACCTTCTGCGAGGTGAACGAGGATTTCAGAGCCTACTCGGTAGACGGCCACAGACACGGACCGGAGATTGCCGAGAAGCTGGGGTTAAAGAGCGTAAGGTTTACCCCCCACCTTGTTCCGATGAACAGGGGGATTCTGACAACCGCCTACTTTAAAACGGAGCTCTCTAAAGAGGAGCTTCAGCACCTTTACGAAAACCGCTACAAGGGGGAGTTCTTCGTAAGGGTCAGAACCTCCCCGCCGAGAACCCACGACGTAGCCGGAACCAACTTCTGCGACATCTACGTTACAAAGGATAAAGAGAGCGGCCTTGCGGTTGTTGTATCTGCAATAGATAACCTGGGGAAAGGGGCGTCCTCCCAAGCGGTTCAAAACATGAACTTGATGTTCGGCCTGCCGGAAGAGGCCGGACTGAAGCTCTTCAGCCTGTGGATATAG
- the rpsI gene encoding 30S ribosomal protein S9, which yields MAEIRYYGTGKRKTAIARVWLIPNGEGKIFVRVSKKKEIPAEEYFNRLTLLKIMQQPFDVTGTNGRFNVLCTVKGGGKSAQADAVKYGIAKALLAFNPELRQTLKKAGFLTRDARIKERKKYGQRGARARYQWSKR from the coding sequence ATGGCTGAAATAAGATACTACGGTACCGGCAAGAGGAAGACTGCAATCGCAAGGGTTTGGCTTATCCCCAACGGAGAGGGGAAGATATTCGTAAGGGTATCCAAGAAGAAGGAGATACCCGCAGAGGAGTACTTCAACAGGCTCACGCTCCTGAAGATAATGCAGCAGCCCTTTGACGTAACCGGAACAAACGGAAGGTTCAACGTTCTCTGCACCGTAAAGGGCGGCGGTAAGTCTGCGCAGGCAGACGCGGTTAAGTACGGTATAGCCAAGGCTCTCCTCGCCTTCAACCCGGAGCTGAGGCAGACCCTCAAGAAGGCCGGATTCCTCACAAGGGATGCAAGAATCAAAGAGAGGAAGAAGTACGGTCAGAGGGGAGCTCGTGCAAGGTACCAGTGGTCCAAGCGTTAA
- the rplM gene encoding 50S ribosomal protein L13, which produces MKTFMQKKEEVQREWFLVDATGKTLGRLASEIAKILMGKHKPTYTPHVDGGDFVVVINADKIHVTGRKLEKKIYYKHTLYPGGLKETKLKDMLKEKPEEVIRLAVKGMLPKNKLRDRRMKRLKVYAGSEHPHGAQNPKPLEL; this is translated from the coding sequence ATGAAGACCTTCATGCAGAAGAAGGAAGAGGTTCAGAGGGAGTGGTTCCTGGTAGACGCAACCGGGAAAACGCTCGGTAGGCTCGCGTCTGAAATCGCAAAAATCCTCATGGGCAAGCACAAGCCCACCTACACCCCCCACGTAGACGGTGGAGATTTCGTAGTTGTAATCAACGCCGACAAAATCCACGTTACCGGAAGGAAGCTGGAGAAGAAGATTTACTACAAGCACACCCTCTACCCGGGTGGCCTTAAGGAGACCAAGCTCAAGGACATGCTCAAAGAGAAGCCGGAAGAGGTTATCAGGCTTGCCGTTAAAGGCATGCTTCCCAAGAACAAGCTCCGCGACAGGAGGATGAAGAGGCTCAAAGTTTACGCAGGCTCTGAGCACCCCCACGGAGCACAAAACCCTAAACCCCTTGAGCTTTAA
- the hrcA gene encoding heat-inducible transcriptional repressor HrcA — protein MEERLTERERDILLKLTELYIREGEPVGSRTLQKTFKLPFSPATIRNVMADLEDKGYLYQPHTSAGRVPTDKGLKIYINSLFLALGEEEEILVNRLIDYLKSEKVQDRDEILLKVLDYLQSFTGYVGFGVNLVENLTVESITLVKVASEKVLIVINFKPDYVLHKVIRASIPEGELQKLSRALTQKFRGKTLREVKRELIEEIDGLRKEIAELSFKLNTQILKTLNEVNHLEIQGTANIVNMVADDIARMKKVLEILEEKSLFLEILRNFLEEKKEVSVILGSETEVEPLKPFSLVISKFRIGFKNSGVVGIIGPKRMDYTSVIPLVENVARALSKLLEEKK, from the coding sequence TTGGAAGAGAGACTGACCGAAAGAGAGAGGGATATACTTTTAAAACTTACCGAGCTCTACATAAGGGAAGGAGAGCCGGTGGGCTCGCGAACTCTTCAAAAAACCTTCAAACTCCCCTTTAGCCCTGCCACTATCAGAAACGTAATGGCAGACTTAGAGGATAAAGGGTACCTTTACCAACCCCACACATCTGCCGGCAGAGTCCCCACGGATAAAGGGCTCAAAATTTACATAAATAGCCTCTTCCTCGCACTCGGCGAAGAGGAAGAGATCCTTGTAAACAGGCTGATAGACTACTTAAAGAGCGAAAAAGTCCAAGACCGCGACGAAATACTCCTGAAAGTCTTAGACTACCTGCAGTCTTTTACGGGTTATGTAGGCTTCGGCGTCAACTTGGTAGAGAATCTAACAGTTGAATCGATAACCCTGGTGAAGGTGGCTTCCGAGAAAGTTTTAATAGTTATCAACTTCAAACCCGACTACGTCCTCCACAAGGTCATCCGAGCTTCAATCCCCGAAGGAGAGCTTCAAAAACTCAGCAGAGCCCTAACCCAAAAGTTCCGGGGCAAAACGCTCAGGGAAGTAAAAAGGGAACTGATAGAAGAAATAGACGGCCTCCGAAAGGAGATAGCCGAGCTCTCGTTCAAGCTCAACACCCAAATCCTGAAAACGCTAAACGAAGTCAACCACCTGGAAATCCAGGGAACCGCAAACATAGTAAACATGGTGGCCGACGACATAGCCCGTATGAAGAAGGTCCTTGAAATACTTGAAGAGAAGAGCCTCTTCTTAGAGATACTCAGGAACTTCCTCGAGGAGAAAAAAGAGGTATCGGTAATTCTCGGCTCCGAAACCGAAGTAGAGCCGTTAAAACCCTTCAGCCTGGTTATAAGCAAGTTCAGGATAGGCTTTAAAAACAGCGGAGTCGTAGGGATAATAGGCCCCAAGAGGATGGACTACACAAGTGTTATTCCCCTGGTGGAAAACGTAGCCCGGGCTCTGTCGAAACTGCTTGAAGAGAAAAAATAA
- a CDS encoding gamma carbonic anhydrase family protein translates to MIKPYKGIEPKIGKRVFIAENATVIGDVEIGDDSSIWFGAILRGDVNFIKVGACTSIQDGTVVHVTNRTHPTIIGDYVTVGHAVKLHGCTVKDNCLIGIGAIILDGAVIGENSIVAAGSLVPPGKEFPPGSLIMGFPATVKRELTPEEIKGLKEHALRYVKYKNEYLESFK, encoded by the coding sequence TTGATTAAGCCCTACAAAGGAATAGAACCGAAAATAGGCAAAAGAGTTTTCATAGCCGAGAACGCAACCGTCATAGGCGACGTTGAAATCGGCGACGACAGCAGCATCTGGTTCGGAGCAATCCTCAGGGGAGACGTAAACTTCATAAAGGTAGGGGCCTGCACGTCCATTCAAGACGGCACTGTAGTCCACGTAACAAACAGAACCCACCCCACAATAATCGGAGACTACGTAACCGTAGGACATGCAGTTAAACTCCACGGGTGCACCGTAAAAGACAACTGCCTTATAGGCATAGGGGCAATCATACTCGACGGCGCAGTAATAGGAGAGAACTCCATAGTTGCCGCAGGGAGCCTTGTCCCTCCCGGCAAAGAGTTCCCTCCGGGCAGCCTCATAATGGGCTTTCCCGCAACGGTAAAGAGGGAGCTTACACCCGAGGAGATTAAAGGCCTTAAAGAGCACGCCCTTAGATACGTTAAATATAAGAACGAGTACCTTGAAAGCTTTAAGTAA